A stretch of DNA from Cheilinus undulatus linkage group 7, ASM1832078v1, whole genome shotgun sequence:
TGAgctatctttaaaaaaaactcataacCATTAAACAATAACTTTTTTTAGGGGGAAGTGCAAGTCATGTGTCGGCTAGCTGTTGATGTGTTAACgtagaaataaaagtttatcaATCATCAGTTAAAGAGGAAAGTCAAGCTAATCTAGCTGATCTATCATTAAATGCTAATGCTGTTTTGTATCTCCTGAAGAGGAAACACAATGACCACGCAAGCTAGCAATTAAATCTGCTTTATGAAATATTAGAAGCAACATATTATAGCACAATAAAGAGAACAAGATGCAGTAGGCTGGTAAACTCTATGGTTGACTGTTGCAACACTTAAGCAGCTAaagagctaacattagctcaAAACCCTTTCATTAGAAAAGCTGAAGGCTGAGTGGAGGACACACAACAATAAGCTGACTACAAAGTTAGCCACCAGTTTAGCAGATTTAGCAGCTAAGTGCTAACTGTTAGGACATAAAGTACATTTATGAAAACTTAAAAGGAGTAAGCCCAAAAATACTTAATTGTTAATTTTGATTTCAAGCTGGGGCTTCTGTTTACCAGCATAATCACAAGATTAACCTCTTTAGCCGTCACATTAgcttagctatgaagctaaGGTAAAAGAAAACAGCCTAAAGTGGATTGTCAGTAACTTATGATTAGTTAATGCTAATGTTGCTTCAGGAGAAAGACACAAAGCATGCTAGCCAGTACAGCTATGTGGCCTTAAAAGTCATCAACAATGCTGCGTGTTATTGAACTCGGAACTTGGAAAACTCCGGGTCGGAAATCCCGGCTACCGAGGTAAATGCGTTTCATTGCATGAGCTCGGGAAACATGGCCGGCTGCagtaagctgatgtttgtttggatgtttttcgaGGATCAAAAATTACTGTTGGGGAAATACATTAGCTACTtgagggaaagagagaaagagtaACATCATATGCTGTCAGTATGACTTGAACACACCAGCGAGGGGAATCCTGCATGCATCATTGAACTTTTACGGGCATCAAAGCGAGCTGTGCAGAGGCCCAGTAGTAACACAAATGCTAAATTAGACgacacataaaagtaaaagttgaggaGAAAGTGACTCTCACGGTGTGCGACACCATTTTGCTACATCATTCCCACTGACTCGGGCTGCTTGGATCCTACCCGAATTCCTGAGCTGGAGTCCCAAGCTCAAGGGGGGGTTCTCTTGCACTTTTCCGATTCGGAGGTCGGATTTGTCAGAGTTCCGAGTACAATCGAACGCAGCATAACCTCTTTAGCCGTCACATTAGCAATGTATGAAATGTATGAAGCTAAGTTTAAGCATAAACAGAACTTCTTCAGTGTTTGAATGAAACAGACACAAAGATAGCTAGCCAGTACAGCTATGTGGCATTAAAAGTTAGCAACAAGCTAAACATGGTCAGCCGTCACATTAGCAATGTATCAAGCTAAGCTAAAAGACAACTGCCTGAAGTGGATTATGATAAGTTAATGCTAATGTTGCTTCAGCTGAAAGACACAAAGCATGCTAGCCAGTGTGGCATTGAATGGTGGCAGCAAGCTAGTGAAAGAGTATGAGTCAGTGGCTAAAGAGACAACTTAGAGCAGTTAGCCTCACACCAGatcataaatcaaacatttttattgagaGGACAGAAACACAACAAGTCATTTCCTGGCATCAGAGCCATGTTGGCACGTATAAACATAATCGGCCATGTTGTAATCACTTTTTCTAAAAATTAGCCACATTGCTAATCACTACAAAGCTGACTTGGTATGGTTTCCTGTGCTTCCTGTGTGCTTATGTTTGTCAGTAATGAATGAGACGAGTCTTGTCAAAGGAAATATCACTGCCAGAGCTTCTTCAGTGTTAGAAAAAAACGTCTGTTTGATATAAAAGTTCATGTTGTTCAAGTAATAGACTAGCAGTTCTTATTTCCAGTGCAGTCCCAGGGAAGTCTTAACAGTTATTCTggaaaattataattatttatttctaatgGATAATTgttatatttacatatttaatgTTAACTATTCAAGTACTGTAGGCCCATATCCTTCCATGAAATTGCCCAAGTCACTTTCCCAAGGATCAGAGAGATGACTGTGAAATAGTAAGTTCCCTGATTTTAGGTTTTCCTTTATGATAATTCCTCGCTGTGAAATGTGGGATTATCTCTGCCCAGGTTGTCTGCATTTGGCAACTCAGACTGCTGTGCCAGGGTGGTTCCTGTCCAGGGGCCATGTAGGGGGTCCACATTTTTCCTGGGGACCTCGGAGCTCAAAGTCTGACAGGCATAGCGATAGAAGAGGAAAAGCAGCCCACTTATGAGCATCATTATGGAGGCCAACATGCCCACTATGATAGCCGAGCCGACCTGCTGTTTCACAGGAGCTACAGGGAGGTAAAACTCAGGAGGAAAGTTTATGGTGCTGTTGTTCAACACAGAGGTCATGTTCCATGTCAGCGGCACCAAACACAGAGTCCCTGTCAGCACATACAGGCTCCCTCCCAACAAAAAGAACAGCCTTATGTTCTTACGGTCCTCCAAAGAGAAATAGGCCATCCTCATCGCCATAGCAGCGATGATGTTTCCCGCCAGGCCACAGATCATCCCCAGCACCATCAGAACCTGAGCCACAGGGATCTCTGTGGGCAGGAATGGGTCCGAGATGCTGATGCTCTGACAGGTTTCCATTCTGGAGAAAGCATGACTAAAGAAACATGCCTTCCAGATTCCCACCCACGCCATGCCAGAGGTGATGACAGACACGTCCTCCACATGCCACAGACGCCACTCATTGATGCCGTTGGTGGTCATGATCAGGATCCAGGCCAGGAAACCACATGTCAGGCCCAGAAACTGCCAGTGTGCTGTGTTAGACAAATAAATCATCCTGGTGGTGCGATGCTAACACTCAGAGAGACTGGACACTGTGACACCCATCACACCtgctgaaacacaaacaaacacacctgtGGTTTACATCTCACACACATCTCATTATGGGAACTGTACCTTCAAGTATTACTATCATTACTATTACTATCAACAGATGGAATTTAGCAAATGTCAATTAGCAGACATGTATGAGAGGCTGAAGGCTGAAGGGCTCTCTGCAGACCCTTCTGCCAAAGGTAATACAATATTCACATCTTTGATTACTAGTAATAAACAACATTGATATGATATTTTAATTGTCAAA
This window harbors:
- the cldn34a gene encoding claudin-34, whose amino-acid sequence is MIYLSNTAHWQFLGLTCGFLAWILIMTTNGINEWRLWHVEDVSVITSGMAWVGIWKACFFSHAFSRMETCQSISISDPFLPTEIPVAQVLMVLGMICGLAGNIIAAMAMRMAYFSLEDRKNIRLFFLLGGSLYVLTGTLCLVPLTWNMTSVLNNSTINFPPEFYLPVAPVKQQVGSAIIVGMLASIMMLISGLLFLFYRYACQTLSSEVPRKNVDPLHGPWTGTTLAQQSELPNADNLGRDNPTFHSEELS